The genomic segment AGTGATGCCTGTGTTGCTGACAGCCTCCTACGGTAGACACATGATTTCGCCTTTCCCTATGTCCCATCTAATCAGATTTGTGAGGTGAGGAAGCGAAGTTACTTTATTTTACGAGTCATAAAATGAGTCTGCCCACAGTGgctgtgagaggagaaagagagctCTAATATGTCTTCATTCAGTCAGTATATGttgtttaaaaacagagattGTATTGAAAGAGAACTGTATTTATACTTAAAGAATTGGTTCCCCCAAACAAATATAGCTTCTCACTTACATCTAGCCTAAATCTACCCATGCAGATTTTGTTTTCGAATATCTGTCGGTGAGATTCTGCCTCTGAAATAATACACCGGAGGTCAAACAAATTTCTTTTGTGATCGCAGCTTTGAAAAACTACAGTTGAACAGACAGTAAGTaggagtctacagccatgctagcagttgTATATTGTCACAGTAgcactttgagctaaatgccaatgtcagcatgctaacatgctcaaaaGAACAATGCTTTCATGCTGATATTCTGCTCATCATCTTAAGcgtcttagtttagtgtgttacaAATCAAATTTATGACCCGGTGATGATGCTACATGGAAAGATACTGCACTTCATCTGGAGAGGGACAGGGACTATTTCTACCACATTTCATGACCATTCAGCCAAAACAAGACAGTTCACTAAAAGCCAAAAACCTCTCTCTGGTGCAAGAGGGAAAATCAGgggtcattaggattcatcatctgggatGACTGTTTGTACAAAACTCCATGGCCATCAAGTGCATtagttgttgacatatttcagtctggaccaacgTGGTGGACCATTAAACCACGGTACAGACAGACATCACTAGAGCTGTGGCgctagaaaaaaacaaaaacaaacaaacaaaaaaattgtaatGTATCTTTCCAGGGACAGTGACAAATATTTTGAAGAGactttgttattatttgttctCATGAGGACTGTTTCCTCAATAGAATTACTATCTCTGGAAAGACAcgttgattttttaaatgtaatttgtcaATGCTCTGAGCATCACAAGTGGTTCTCCAGTCACCTTCAGTGTGTTGGAGTGGAAGCAGAAATGTGAGAGacaaatatctcaaaacctgccaaactaaaaccaaaactatctacatgcattacacacacagctAGAGGTAAGTGAGAATTTGTGTTTGGTTGAATGGACCCTTTATAGGTCGGTGCAGTATTTGGTTTACACAACTTAGACTCTTGTGCCACTATGAtcttttataaaaatgtgtttttatgatgattcttgactgaaaaagaaaacaagagcgCGAACATGAACGTCTCGCGATCGAGCTGAATCTGACAGTAAATGTTGCTAACTGTTTTCCTGGCAGGTCTATGTGCTGTATTTCTGTTTCGTACACACTCAGCGCACAATGGGCCAGTAAAACAGGTCACGCTGAACTGCTGAGCTGGTCCAGatgagacagagatgaagagagacgGAGGATGTAACCACGTTATTTTACCCATGCTGCTCATTACTCTTGGTGCAAACCGAACAAGccttcacatacatacacacacacacagagtacacaccTCATCTAGAACGACACTAGAGCCACTGGAAAGGACTGTTCTGCCTGTGTATTGTGAGCCCTGGAACACACTCATTGCGGACGGTGGATATTTTAACCACTTGCCTATTGTAGCCATGACTCAGGAGCAGTTTGTGAGGCAAAGAACATCTGAGAGCCAACGCTGACAAGGGAAACATCTAGAGCAGCACTTTAAACTGGAGAAACTAAGGTGGTGATCTTTATTGGTCTGTGATTTTAATCAGAGAATTGTGGCTTTTATAGggtgaaacaaaacagaaactttttttttcacacgTTGCCCCGACTAAAGtgttaaagaaaatacatttatactTGACCATGAGGTCACAcagtcactgtctgtgtgtgtcagggccTCAAGTGTCTTTTACAGTAACAGATGTGCCTGAGGACTCGGGTAGAGCGGTACACGGCCCTTCATGAGGAGCTCGACTAATTCCTACTTGTTCCGCTGATTGACTGGAGTTTAATGCAGTGATAGTTCAAAAACGACTGGGTAATGGTGGTTTACAGTGTTATAATATGAAGAACATGAAACTCTGCCGTGTTACAGTCCTTTCTCTCAGACTGTCTGGCTTTtgcatgcagtgtttttaaacCCATTAAAACAAATGCCAAATATATCAACGTGTGAATTTATTCATGTCTTGTAATTTGCAGTTCTAAGGCGACATGTGAAGTGAAAGACAGGCTACAAAGATTATACATTTTTACTATTGTGCACTCTATTCtgagtgtaaaatgtaaatgtgtgggTTGTACGAGAGGTAATACGGAGGAGacacaaaataatacattaaacacattcaaaaatgttaaaggaaacatttttcttttataaaagATTCACATatctgtaattaaaataataaagttattattatacCCGCTTTatcccaagaaaaaaaagtagttccagaggaaaaacatcagTAAAGGTGTACAGTCCAAGGTTACTTTCTATGTAAATAATGCCTCACAGATATCTGATGTAATCAGTATCAacagttcagtcagttcagaCTTAGCTGGGCTACATTTAGTAATATTTTGATTTCTTTTACTTTGAATCaacagaatatattttttacacaaGCACAGGACATAAGGAGCTGGATGTTGATAATCAACGGCTTTGAAAAGTCATGTAAACCTCAGCCTAATCAATGAATGAATAAGTTAAACAGACAATTCATTTCGATTTATAGGTTACAATTGAAATGGTTTCGGTTTAAATTTACACCAAAGGCTAACATAATTTCAAGTTGTATAAAATTACCACATAATCAAACTGTCCTTTTCAATTCAAAAAcctaaatatttaaataatccCCATTATTACAGCCTGAAGTGACAGTAATTTATTCCTGTAGCATTTTattcatacacccagattagACAGACCAGAGTCATACAGTGATCTGTGTATGTTATCAAAGACATCCCAGTGACTATATGTTGCCTGGCAACAAAAACTGTTTCCAAAAATAGCTGAACAAAACGAAACATGAGAGCCATCATTTAGATTACAATACTAGTTCTGGTGACCAACTACTATAGTCTAAAGGCTCTTGTAACACTAATTAATTTTTGCCCCGAGTTCTGCCTCCCAAGTAGACAGGCATCTTAAGTGGTGTACAAACCCCTCCTTTGTAGCAGGCTCTAACCCCAACCATGACCCAAACGCCAACCATTAACCATTTGCAACCTAAACCATGCGACTGTCAGAGCTTGTTGCAGTATTGTACACAGCCCCAAAAAGGGACAACTTTAGACTGTCAGAGCCTTAAATACTGTGACTCTAAGGTGAACAAGCCAGTCACACTACATCTGCAAAATGTGGTATTGAAGAAGGTTCAGAAACTCCTGCTTGTCTGCCTCTTTGATCCTTTACTATACGGGTGTGACTGACGTGGCAGTAACAGCGACTGGCAGTCAAACAGGTTCTTAACAAACACAATCAGTCTGTCCTGTTGGGAGTATCTCTCTAGCTCTGGAGGTGTGCCAGGATTCTCTACAGCGGTCATTAAGGGAAAAATCATACAATCCTGTTTCAccacagttttcttttctcactgGTTACTCCTCCAAGCTGAGGCACTTTTGGTGTTTGAGATCTATCACAGCGTTGTGCTTgcttttttaatctcttttcctttcctctgttccCAACCTGCTTACCTCCTCGCTTCCtactcctctgctcctccttttCCGCGATCACAATATACGATAAAGacctttcccctctttttttttttgttgtatgcCTGTCCTCCTTTCCCCTCCTTGTCTTGACGCTTCAACAGGACCTCCTACTGCTGCTGTAGTGTCAGCCATGAGTGTCCTACGCCCTGCTGGGGTTGGGGGACGGCTTGCTTTCGTAGCCGTACAGGAAAGTGGCCACGATGACCAAAATGGCCCCCAGGAAGAACACGCTGTGGACAGAGAGCAGATGACACTTTCAGCCTGAGAAACTGTGAttacaggaaagaaaaagagaacatactgaggagagacagagagaaagatagtGAGCATTTCCTCTACCCGGTGGGGTCGAAGTCCTGCAGCCAGAAGTACGATATAAGAGTTGACAGGATGATGGAGAGCGATGTAGCAAAGCCCTTGAGGATGTTGTCTGCATACTTGATGACCGCTGCTATGACCAGACCACCCAGCGCCTggagaaacaacaaacagacagacacagatggacAAAGGCATGACCTGGGCCGACGGGGGAGTCCGATCCGCCAAATTAAAGAGTCTGTTAGCCCCGGAGACTTTAGAATATATCTGACGGTTTTGGTGGGGAACACACTTTGAATCACTGTCGGTGGAGAGAAAGTTACCTGCAACGCTACAACGGTCCAGGTGACTGAGTTGTAACCCTGGAACATTCCTGACTCCTTCACCCTTTCCCCATCGTAGGCCAGCATCCCGAAAAGACCAAATACCAGGCCAAACatgcctgaaaacacacacatacagtaaatacatgaGTGAGCTAAACAccagtctttttctttctctaactaacaatattttcatttttcgtTAATGTGTCATTTATGTTTCCACTTATTCTAATTGTgaaaattgcttgttttgttggaGCAACAGCTCAGAACCCCAACATGTTCAAGTATCAATcctgtaaaacagagaaatgtttggtatttttgctcaTCAAATGATTTTGACAACTAATCATTGAAGCACTAAATCTtagtttccttctttttctgttctgttttatcatttttacaactactagcaaaaataaataaataaataaataaaaattgcaCAGTGTTTTCTTCACCGCTCTTGTCTTGGCTCCAACATTTAATGCAGGTGAAAAAGCTCCAAGCTTGCACCAGGAATCGCAGGAGACTTAACACATGCCTCACACGTTCCAGGGTAAAAATAAACTAGACAGGAACATTTATCTTAACAGAAATGTATCGGAGGTACAAAGCCCAGCTGGCTCTCTGTGCAGGGAAGAAAGGAAACTGTAAACAAGAGCTCACTTCAGAAACATGGAGCTGGGGCCTTTTTCAGTCCACAGCATCTCATAACGGGATTCCTCTGTCGATGGACGTGCATTAATCAAATATCATAAGACAGTTGTGGAGAATTTTATAGCTCTGTCATCTGCATTTTAACAGTACTGTTCAATGTATTGAGTTTGGTTATTGAGCAGTCTCAACAGCTGATTGATTCGACTGACTGATGAATACTGACCTAGCTGGATGTTGCGGACCCAGACGCTCTGTTTGCTCTCCTTCAGGATCTTCTCAAAGTAGACGCCAGCGAACCCGCTGGAGCAGCACGCCACCAGAACAGCTGTCACACCAACAAACTGGGAGCCAGTGGACAGGGCCTCCTTCTCTGGAGCCGGAGCAGACTCAGAGGGCCACTGCAGGcacaagagaaaacacatggattatttaaaaaaaaaaaaaactgtttgaaaGTTCATTCATGACCTTGGAAACAGATGGTTTAACAAAAAAACCTTCTCTCAAGGTTCGCTTATTAGTGTAGTAGATCCATTGTCATCACAACATAATTATACCATTTCATATTTGACAGCAAAAGCCAACTCCATCCACTGAGGAAGATCATGAGATGTAGTTGAAGTTCTGACTAGGCATGGGCCAGCTACCGTTTTGAAAGCTATACCGTGGTCTGAAAAAGTCATGGTTTCAAAACCATTGATATTTTTCATCGTACCATTCCTACGGtttaagtttgtgtttttttctctgaaaagaaTACAGTTCTTTATGTTCTGAgcttgttgagctgcaggtttagGCTCACTTAGGggattttatattattttaacttAATGTACACCTTTACTAATGTTCCAAATACTCAatgttgtttaaaaacaaaatagattatgctcagaaaaaaaaattcttacCAGGCATGtcaaaataactcattttagaGCTTTAATTGCAATACTGccaaactgtgatatttttgtttaagcTTATCATACAATCAGAATCTCACACCGAGCCATGCCTCATTGTCATAGATATTTTGTACCTGACAGAATGCACTAACCTATTGTGAGCTTTAACATCTGAACAGAACAGAGTGATGTGAAAAAAGAACTgtaatgacagacacacaacctgctgcaaaacaacaacTCGTTAAAGCACTTCAGTACAGATTAACCAAACAAGCTACaatgtgttaatcagtgagcttaTAGGCAGAGCAGGCAGAGTTTGTTACCGTCTGGACAGAACTatgctgtttccccctgtttacCGTCTTTATATATTATAAGTGATTTCCCAGTGTGTCAATGGGCACTAACTGTCAAAAGACACAATTTCTTTCATAAAACTATGTGTGTAGTATGATTTGGATCAAAtaaacatgacaacaaaatgtaatcttAACAATCACACTCAAAGCTCTTTCTGAATCTATAATGCTGGGAACCTGAAATTCATACAAAGGGCATCTTCACAACTTTGCCGAGTTGTAAAAATGCTGCAGAGTGTGAGTTCCTGCGTTACTTGCCGCAGTAAGCAAAAAAATGGGTGttaatgcaaaaaaagaaagatgatgaTCTCTGGTtgtgcagagaaagaaatgtatTGTAGcgattgcatttttttttaaaattggaTATACATGAGAACAATATGGAATTATTCTTTGGTTCATTATTGGAACAAGATACTGTTTGCCTTCCACCTTTTTTAACTCCTCCATTCTCCCCCAAAACAAACCCTGCTGAGTGAGAACTAACACCACAAACCCTgacaaagaaaagtgaaaatgagaTGCTGCATTAATATAACAGGCCAATTATGTCTTAGCAGACTCTTGCTGGCTTTTTCGCTCTTTGTTTGTAAGTgatactgtttgtaaacatttgctaTGGCTGTGTGTTCATATCATATTTGATGATCTGTTGTTGGAGCCATCAGGAGGTGTCAAAGATAGACCATAGTCGACATTCCTGCACTCAGCCTGGTTACATCGAG from the Lates calcarifer isolate ASB-BC8 linkage group LG17, TLL_Latcal_v3, whole genome shotgun sequence genome contains:
- the slc35a3a gene encoding solute carrier family 35 member A3a, producing the protein MASSRLKYLSLGVLVFQTTSLVLTMRYSRTLQAEGPRYLASSAVVVAEVMKILTCVLLVFKEHSYSMRALNSILRQEIAHKPIETLKLAIPSGIYTLQNNLLYVALSNLDAATYQVTYQLKILTTALFSVSMLGRRLGVYQWLSLLILMAGVALVQWPSESAPAPEKEALSTGSQFVGVTAVLVACCSSGFAGVYFEKILKESKQSVWVRNIQLGMFGLVFGLFGMLAYDGERVKESGMFQGYNSVTWTVVALQALGGLVIAAVIKYADNILKGFATSLSIILSTLISYFWLQDFDPTGVFFLGAILVIVATFLYGYESKPSPNPSRA